The proteins below come from a single Bacteroidota bacterium genomic window:
- a CDS encoding SufE family protein: MTLEQTQDEIIAEFELYSDWMDRYNYLIELSKDLPVIDAKMKTDEYAIRGCQSKVWLNAELKEGKIVFTADSNAIITKGIVALLIRVLSGRTPKEIMDCDLYFIDQIGLRQNLSPTRSNGLLAMIKQMKLYAIAYNSKLEKEAE, from the coding sequence ATGACTTTGGAACAAACACAAGATGAGATAATTGCTGAATTTGAATTGTATAGCGATTGGATGGACCGGTACAATTACCTGATTGAATTAAGTAAAGACCTGCCGGTGATAGATGCCAAAATGAAAACGGACGAATATGCCATCCGGGGTTGTCAGTCAAAAGTTTGGCTAAATGCTGAACTAAAAGAAGGGAAAATTGTTTTTACAGCTGACAGCAATGCAATCATTACCAAAGGGATTGTCGCATTGCTCATCAGGGTGCTTTCCGGAAGGACACCCAAAGAAATTATGGATTGTGATTTGTATTTTATTGATCAAATAGGCCTCAGACAAAATCTGTCGCCCACACGTTCTAACGGATTACTTGCTATGATCAAACAAATGAAACTTTATGCCATAGCTTATAATTCCAAGTTGGAAAAAGAAGCGGAATAA
- a CDS encoding cysteine desulfurase: protein MFDVKKIREDFPILKQQVYGHPLVYFDNGATTQKPNVVIDAVSDFYRTSYSTIHRGVHYLSEQATEAYEGAREKIQHFINAEYSQEIIFTSGATGSLNAFAFSFGEKYIHEGDEIIISAMEHHSNLVPWQMLCQRKKAKLKFIPFNDDGVLDQEAYHNLFTDKTKLVSVVHVSNTLGTINPVKEMVEYAHQHGALVMLDGAQAIQHQDIDVRDLNCDFYAFSGHKIYGPTGIGILYGKEKYLNEMPPYQGGGDMVDCVTLENTTYNDLPFKFEAGTTNFVGAIGLGVAIDYVNSVGIADIHAWENELLQYATKKLKKVEGLRIYGNSPDKACILSFLMGDIHPYDVGMVLDKMGVAVRTGTHCTQPIMDHFNIEGTLRASLAFYNTKEEIDILYDALLKAKKMFE from the coding sequence ATGTTTGATGTAAAAAAAATACGGGAGGATTTTCCAATACTGAAGCAACAGGTGTATGGCCATCCGCTTGTTTATTTTGATAATGGGGCTACCACCCAGAAACCCAATGTGGTAATCGATGCAGTAAGCGATTTTTATCGTACCAGTTACAGCACTATCCACCGTGGAGTTCACTATTTAAGCGAACAGGCAACGGAAGCCTATGAAGGCGCAAGGGAAAAAATTCAGCACTTTATAAATGCCGAGTATTCGCAGGAAATTATTTTCACCAGCGGTGCTACAGGCTCGTTGAATGCTTTTGCTTTTTCTTTTGGTGAAAAATATATTCATGAAGGAGATGAAATTATTATTTCAGCTATGGAGCACCATTCAAACCTGGTTCCATGGCAAATGCTTTGCCAGCGAAAGAAAGCAAAGTTGAAATTCATTCCTTTCAATGATGACGGGGTTCTTGATCAGGAGGCTTATCACAATCTTTTTACGGATAAGACCAAACTGGTATCTGTAGTGCATGTTTCCAATACCCTGGGTACCATCAATCCTGTAAAGGAGATGGTAGAATATGCTCATCAGCATGGAGCGCTTGTTATGCTTGACGGTGCACAGGCCATTCAGCATCAGGATATTGATGTACGCGACCTCAACTGTGATTTTTATGCTTTTTCTGGCCATAAAATATACGGGCCAACCGGCATCGGGATCCTTTACGGGAAAGAAAAGTACCTGAACGAAATGCCTCCTTATCAGGGCGGCGGTGATATGGTCGATTGTGTAACCCTGGAGAATACCACTTATAACGATCTGCCTTTTAAATTTGAAGCCGGTACTACAAATTTCGTGGGAGCCATTGGTTTGGGGGTTGCCATTGATTATGTGAATTCTGTAGGGATAGCGGATATTCATGCCTGGGAAAATGAGTTGCTCCAGTATGCTACAAAAAAATTAAAGAAGGTCGAAGGTCTGCGTATTTATGGGAATTCTCCGGATAAAGCCTGTATCCTGTCTTTTTTAATGGGTGATATTCATCCTTATGATGTGGGAATGGTACTCGACAAAATGGGGGTGGCCGTCAGGACCGGTACCCATTGCACCCAGCCGATTATGGACCATTTCAATATTGAAGGTACTTTGCGGGCTTCGCTTGCTTTTTATAATACCAAGGAAGAAATAGATATTTTGTATGATGCTTTGCTCAAGGCAAAGAAAATGTTTGAATAA